CAGGTCCTGGCACCGCGCGACGTCGGGCTCGGTGATGCAGCTCTCGTCGGCGATCACCGGCAGCGCGGACTCGGCAAAGACCCGCTCCATCCCGGCGCGGTCGTCGGCGGGGAGCGGCTGCTCGATAAACTCGACGCCCAGCTCCTTCAGCTCGGCGGAGAGCTCGATGGTCTTCTCCGCGGTCCAGCCGCAGTTGGCGTCCACGCGGAAGCGGGCGTCGGTGTGCTTGCGGAGCTCGCGGACAATCTCGATGTCCTCGGGCGTGCCGAGCTTGATCTTGTAGGTCGGCCAGCCCGGCTCCTCCGCCAGCTTCTCGACCATCACCGGGATCGTGTCGATGCCGATGGTGAAGTTGGACTGCGGGCCGATTGATTGGTCGAGGCCCCACAGCCCGGCGACCGGCTTGCCGGCCGACTTGCCCCACAGGTCGTGCAGGGCGCAGTCGATCGCGCACTGGGCGAACGAGGCGCCCGGCACGCCGTCGTCGAACCCGATAACGGCGCCGACGTCGCGGAGCACGTCGGCCGGGTCCTGCGGCGCCCAGCCGTCGAGCAGCGGCTGCGCCTTGGCGACCATCGCGGTGATGTTCTCGATGGTCGCCTGGTAGTAGTCGTTCTCGGTCGCCTCGCCGTAGCCGTACAGCCCACCGGCGGCGGCCTGCACGATCATGGTCGGCTGCACCGAGACCGCGCTCCGCGAGATCCGGAACACGTGCTTCAGCGGGAGGTCGAACCCGCGGGTCGTGAGCGTGGTCATTGGGCGGCCTCGGCCGGAGCAATCACTTCCGCCCGCAGGGCCTCGATCGCATCGACGAGCTCTCCCACGCCGTGCCGCAGCGGGTCGGCGACCGGCAGGCCCAGCTCGGCGCGGACGCGTTCGCGTTCGACGGCGGCCTCCTCCTCGCTGACGTTGCGGCTGTTCATGGCGATGGCGATCACCTTCGACGGCATCCGCAGCGCGGCCAGGGTCTCGTAGGCGGCGATCAGCTTGGGGAGCGGCTGCAGCGGGACGTGATCGACGCCGTGCACGTTCTCACGGCCGACCTCGTACACCATGACCATGCCGTGCGGCGTCGAACCGTGCAGCAGCCCCGCTGAGACACACGAGTACGCCGGGTGCGAGATGGTCGCCTGCCCCTCCACGACCAGCACCTCGTGGTGCTGGTTGGCGAGGATCTGCTTCTCCACGGCGCCGTTTACAAAATCGGACACCACGCAGTCCACGGGGCAGCCGTCGCCCTCGATCATGATGCCGGTCTGACCGGTCGCGATGAACTTGGCGTCGACGCCGCGGTCCTTGAGCCCCTTGGTCAGCTCTAGTGCGGTGAGCATCTTGCCGATGGAGCAGTCCTGGCCGACGGTTAGGATCCGCAGGCAGTCGTCTCGCACGCCGACCGCCTTGGCCAAGTCGCGCTCGCGGTTGCGGCGGACGTCGTGAATGACGGCGCCCGATGCTTTGGCGGCGGCCGCGATCTCCTCGTCGTCGCAGAGGAAGTCGTGCAGCCCCGAGACGAGCTTCATGCCCCGCT
This genomic interval from Posidoniimonas corsicana contains the following:
- a CDS encoding DUF1611 domain-containing protein; translation: MAPPNEQIVLLTDGAASLLAAKTATSILRYRGENVVGVLDRSRAGQTTNQAFGVGGDTPIIASLSDAPDATTLTIGIAPPGGRVPDEWRPILIEAAQRGMKLVSGLHDFLCDDEEIAAAAKASGAVIHDVRRNRERDLAKAVGVRDDCLRILTVGQDCSIGKMLTALELTKGLKDRGVDAKFIATGQTGIMIEGDGCPVDCVVSDFVNGAVEKQILANQHHEVLVVEGQATISHPAYSCVSAGLLHGSTPHGMVMVYEVGRENVHGVDHVPLQPLPKLIAAYETLAALRMPSKVIAIAMNSRNVSEEEAAVERERVRAELGLPVADPLRHGVGELVDAIEALRAEVIAPAEAAQ
- a CDS encoding dipeptide epimerase, whose translation is MTTLTTRGFDLPLKHVFRISRSAVSVQPTMIVQAAAGGLYGYGEATENDYYQATIENITAMVAKAQPLLDGWAPQDPADVLRDVGAVIGFDDGVPGASFAQCAIDCALHDLWGKSAGKPVAGLWGLDQSIGPQSNFTIGIDTIPVMVEKLAEEPGWPTYKIKLGTPEDIEIVRELRKHTDARFRVDANCGWTAEKTIELSAELKELGVEFIEQPLPADDRAGMERVFAESALPVIADESCITEPDVARCQDLFHGVNVKLVKCGGLAPARRMLTEARRRGMKTMVGCMTESSVGISAIAQLLPMLDYVDMDGAVLIAQDIASGARVDKGRCVLPGAGGLGVELNDGPLG